The nucleotide sequence GCCAAGAAAGCCGCGCCGAAAGTCGAAGCTGCTGCGGAAACCACTGGCACGAAGCCTGCCAACCTGCTGACCGAAGCCCGCGAAGGCGGTGCAGACGATCTGAAAAAGATCTCTGGCGTCGGTCCGAAGCTGGAAGGCCTGCTGAACGAAAACGGTGTCTACCACTACGATCAGATCGCAGCATGGAACGCCGAAGAGATTGCCTTCATGGACGAGCAACTGTCGTTCAAAGGCCGTATCGAACGTGACGGCTGGACCGATCAGGCGTCCAAGCTGGCTGCTGAAAAGGAGTAATCCCCAATGGCACACAAGAAAGCAGGCGGTTCATCCCGTAACGGTCGCGACTCTGCTGGTCGTCGCCTTGGTATCAAGAAGTTCGGTGGCGAGAACGTCATTCCGGGCAACATCATCGCACGTCAGCGCGGCACCACTTGGTGGCCGGGCGAAGGCGTTGGCATGGGCAAGGATCACACGATCTTCGCAACCGTGCCGGGCAACGTGCAGTTCCGCAAGGGACTCAAGGGCCGCACATTCATCTCGGTCCTCCCGGTAGCGGAGGCGGCCGAGTAAGCCGAAACCTGACAGGTTCAAAGTTTCAGGGGATCGGCGGAAACGCCGGTCCCCTTTCTCTTTTGTCGGATCGGCAAAAGAGGCTACCAGAAGGGGATCGGGCCAAGGTCAGTTAATAGATTTGTGTTCTTGTTTGGTGAATGCAGGATCTCCATCTGAAGAGAAAGCGGCATTTCTACGTCGCGGCATAACGCTACAAGAGGCAGTTCAGCGCATTGAAGCAGCCGGGCAGATACCGGCCTCCCGCTGGTCTCGTGTAATGTTTTGGGAGGATTGAAAGTGAAGATTGAAACGATTGTTAACCAGCCGACGATAGAAGGCGAACGCTTTACCCTGCGTCCACTGCGCCGGTCCGATGAGGGCCTTCTGGACATGTATACCGGAGACGAGCGTGTGGCCAAGAACACACGCAGCATTCCGCATCCATTGCCGCCGGGCACCTCTGCCGCGTTCGTTGATCGTTCGCAAAAGGAAGACCGTACCGAAGACGTCTGGGTTCTTGATGGCTCTGCGCATGGTCTCGCGGAACTACTCGGTGTCGTATCTCTGGAACGGATGGAAAACGACAGATCCGAAATCGGCTACTGGGTCGCGCCGGCCTTCTGGAACACAGGGTTCGCGTCGGAAGCAGTGCGCACGCTGATCGGGGCCAATCCGCACAATTCCAAGACGATCTTCGCCGAAGTCTTCCAAAGCAACCCGGTTTCCGCGCGTGTCCTGACGAATATCGGCTTTGAATATATCGGCGATGCCGAAGCCTATTCCGTCGCGCAGGAACGTACTGTGCCGACATGGACCTATCTCAAGAAGATCGGATGAATCTTGGCCTGCGAGGACAACCTCGCAGTGCCGAACCGTCTCGCCGCTTGAGCCTCATCAAAATTCGAAGTATCGCGCTATCTGAGTTGCCAAGGGCCAGACCATGAAATTTCTCGATCTCGCAAAAGTTTACATCCGCTCTGGTGGCGGAGGGTCGGGGGCCGTCAGCTTCCGCCGCGAAAAGTTCATGGAATATGGCGGGCCTGATGGCGGCAACGGCGGGCGTGGCGGTGACGTCATCGTCGAGGCCGTCGATGGGCTGAACACGCTGATCGACTTCCGCTATCAGCAGCATTTCTTCGCCAAGAGCGGACAGCCCGGTATGGGCAAGCAACGCACCGGCGCAGACGGCGCGGATATCGTTCTGCGCGTGCCTGTCGGGACCGAAGTTCTTGACGAGGATGAAGAAACCGTACTTGCCGATATGACCGAGGTGGGTCAGCGCGTCCATCTGGCGAAGGGTGGCAATGGCGGGTTCGGCAATCTGCATTTCAAGTCGTCCACCAACCAGGCCCCACGCCGCGCCAATCCGGGGCAACCGGGCATTGAGCGCACGATCTGGTTGCGGCTGAAACTGATCGCGGATGCCGGGCTTCTTGGCCTGCCCAATGCAGGTAAGTCCACCTTCCTGTCGGTGACATCCAATGCACGCCCCAAGATCGCGGATTACCCCTTCACGACGCTACACCCCAATCTGGGTGTCGTTGGGGTGGACAACGTCGAGTTTGTCGTAGCGGATATTCCCGGCCTGATCGAAGGCGCGCATGAGGGCAAAGGTATCGGCGACCGCTTTCTTGGTCATGTCGAACGCTGCGCGGTACTGCTCCATCTGGTCGATGGAACGTCGGAAGACGTCGTGCAGGACTACGAGACGATCATCGGCGAATTGGAAGCCTACGGTGGAGTGCTCGCCGAAAAACCACGTCTGACGGTGCTGAACAAGGTCGATGCGCTTGACGATGAGGAGCGTACCGAACGCCAGGTGAAATTGGCCAAAGCATGCGGTGAGCCCGTGATGCTGATGTCGGGCGTTAGCCGCGAGGGCATAACCGAGGTGCTTCGAGCGCTGCGTGATCTGATTGATGAAGACCGCTTGCGGATCAAGCGCGACGCTGAAGAGGAACAGCCTTGGCAGCCCTGAGCGAGGCGAAGCGGCTGGTTGTCAAGATCGGCTCGGCCCTTCTGGTGGATCGCCAGACGGGCCTGCGTCTCGACTGGTTGCGTGGACTGGCGCAGGATATCGCGGATTTGCGCGCGCGTGGCACCGATGTCGTGGTCGTATCCTCCGGGTCCATCGCGCTTGGTCGTCGTGTTCTGGGCTTGCCAGATGGTGCTCTGCCTCTGGAGCAGTCACAGGCGGCGGCCGCAGTCGGGCAGATCCGGCTGGCGCGCGCCTATGAAGAGGCGCTCGGCCCGCACGATCTGACCACGGCACAAGTTCTCGTCACGCTCGAAGACAGCGCCGATCGCCGTCGATACCTCAACAGCCGTGCTACGCTGGGACAACTGCTTTCCCTCGGCGTCGTGCCCATCGTCAATGAAAATGACACGGTGGCCACGGACGAAATCCGTTTTGGCGATAATGACCGGCTGGCAGCGCAGGTCGCCGCGACCATCGGCGCGGATCAGCTTGTGCTTTTGAGCGATGTGGACGGGTTCTATTCGGCCAACCCGTCGCTCGTTTCGACAGCCAAACGGTTCGAGATCATCGAGCGACTGACGCCGGAAATCGAGGCAATGGCGGGAGAGGGCGTGTCGGGCCTGTCACGCGGTGGCATGATCACCAAGCTGATGGCCGCAAAGATCGCAACGGGTGCAGGCTGCGCCATGGTCATCGCGAAGGGTGAACAAAATCGTCCACTTAGCGCATTGCAGAACGGCGCAAACTGCACGTGGTTCTTGCCGGACACCGATCCGCACGCCGCCCGCAAACGCTGGATCGCGGCGATGAAACCACGCGGGCGGGTGCAGGTAGATGCAGGCGCGGCAAAGGCGCTGGCCCGTGGCAAATCGCTTCTTCCCGCAGGTGTCACAACGATTTCGGGCGACTTCGACCGTGGTGACCCGGTGGACATCATCGATATGCAAGGCGTGGCGCTCGGCAAGGGCCTGACCCGTTATACCAGTGCGGAGGCGCGGATTATCAAGGGCTGCCATACAGGTGACATAGAAAAGCTGCTCGGCTATGCAGGGCGTGCCGCGCTGATCCACAGGGACGATATGGTGCTATGAAGGACATCGAAGACATTCAGGCCACGATGGAAGCGATCGGCGTTCGCGCAAAAGTTGCTGCCCGCGAACTGGCCTATGCGCCAGCCGACCAGAAAACGCAGGCGCTAAACGCCGCCGCGGATGCCGTCCTCGCGCGATTGTCCGAGATCCTTGAGGTAAATGAAAAAGACATGGCCTTTGGCCGTGAAAAGGGGCTGACCGACGCGATGCTCGACCGGTTGAAGCTGGATGAGGCGCGTGTGAACTCCATTGTCGATGGGCTACGAGCCGTTGCCGCTCAGGCCGATCCCGTGGGCGAAGTGCTTGAGGAATGGGACCGCCCCACGGGATTGCACATCAAACGTGTGCGTACGCCGCTGGGTGTCGTCGGTGTTATCTATGAAAGCCGGCCCAACGTCACCGCCGACGCTGGCGCGCTGTGTTTGAAATCGGGGAACGCCGTTATCCTGCGTGGGGGGTCGGAAAGCTTCCATAGCTCTGCCGCGCTGCATTCATGCCTGGTGGATGGGCTCAGGGTGGCCGAATTACCCGAGGACGCAATCCAACTGGTGCCGACCCGCGACCGTGCGGCGGTAAGCCATATGCTG is from Qingshengfaniella alkalisoli and encodes:
- the rpmA gene encoding 50S ribosomal protein L27; this translates as MAHKKAGGSSRNGRDSAGRRLGIKKFGGENVIPGNIIARQRGTTWWPGEGVGMGKDHTIFATVPGNVQFRKGLKGRTFISVLPVAEAAE
- a CDS encoding GNAT family N-acetyltransferase, encoding MKIETIVNQPTIEGERFTLRPLRRSDEGLLDMYTGDERVAKNTRSIPHPLPPGTSAAFVDRSQKEDRTEDVWVLDGSAHGLAELLGVVSLERMENDRSEIGYWVAPAFWNTGFASEAVRTLIGANPHNSKTIFAEVFQSNPVSARVLTNIGFEYIGDAEAYSVAQERTVPTWTYLKKIG
- the obgE gene encoding GTPase ObgE — translated: MKFLDLAKVYIRSGGGGSGAVSFRREKFMEYGGPDGGNGGRGGDVIVEAVDGLNTLIDFRYQQHFFAKSGQPGMGKQRTGADGADIVLRVPVGTEVLDEDEETVLADMTEVGQRVHLAKGGNGGFGNLHFKSSTNQAPRRANPGQPGIERTIWLRLKLIADAGLLGLPNAGKSTFLSVTSNARPKIADYPFTTLHPNLGVVGVDNVEFVVADIPGLIEGAHEGKGIGDRFLGHVERCAVLLHLVDGTSEDVVQDYETIIGELEAYGGVLAEKPRLTVLNKVDALDDEERTERQVKLAKACGEPVMLMSGVSREGITEVLRALRDLIDEDRLRIKRDAEEEQPWQP
- the proB gene encoding glutamate 5-kinase — encoded protein: MAALSEAKRLVVKIGSALLVDRQTGLRLDWLRGLAQDIADLRARGTDVVVVSSGSIALGRRVLGLPDGALPLEQSQAAAAVGQIRLARAYEEALGPHDLTTAQVLVTLEDSADRRRYLNSRATLGQLLSLGVVPIVNENDTVATDEIRFGDNDRLAAQVAATIGADQLVLLSDVDGFYSANPSLVSTAKRFEIIERLTPEIEAMAGEGVSGLSRGGMITKLMAAKIATGAGCAMVIAKGEQNRPLSALQNGANCTWFLPDTDPHAARKRWIAAMKPRGRVQVDAGAAKALARGKSLLPAGVTTISGDFDRGDPVDIIDMQGVALGKGLTRYTSAEARIIKGCHTGDIEKLLGYAGRAALIHRDDMVL